The Bacteroidota bacterium genomic sequence AAAATCCGTAATATTTGGAATGAAGTAGTTGGCGAACAAATTGGAAAGCGTACAACAAGTATTTCATTAGATAAAAAAAAACTTAAAGTAAAATTAGATTCATCAGTAGCAAAGCAAGAGTTGTTATTTATGAGAACCCGCATCATAAATGTTATTAACCGCAAAGCAGGAAAAAAAATTGTTGCTGAGATTGTAGTTTATTGAATGCCAATTATTAGAAGTTCCCTATAACA encodes the following:
- a CDS encoding DUF721 domain-containing protein, with the translated sequence MGLSNETTLKAAIEKYIEVYQLRGKFDENKIRNIWNEVVGEQIGKRTTSISLDKKKLKVKLDSSVAKQELLFMRTRIINVINRKAGKKIVAEIVVY